DNA sequence from the Arthrobacter jinronghuae genome:
CTTCCGAAGACTCTTCCGGTTTGCTGTGGAGGTTACCTCCGGATTGATAAGCCCCCTGATGAAATACTGGTATTTGCCCGGTATCCCGGTAAGACTAGGGGGCATGGCGACAGGCGGAGGAAAAAACCAGGAGACCGTCAGTGTGGAGGGGCACCGGCTCCGCTTGACCAACCTGGACAAGGTGCTTTATCCGGAAACGGAGACCACCAAGGCGGACGTGATTGCCTATTACGCTGCCGTGGCCGAGTACATGCTGCCGCACTCGCGCAACCGAGCGGCGACCCGCAAGCGCTGGGTGCACGGTGTGGGGACTCCCGAGCATCCCGGCCAGGTGTTCTTCCAGAAGAACCTCGAGGACTCCGCTCCGTCCTGGGTGAAGCGGTTCTCGATCGAGCACAAAACCTCCACCAACACCTACCCGGTGGTGAATGACCTGGCAACGCTGACCTGGCTGGCCCAGTCCGCCGCCCTCGAAATCCATGTGCCGCAGTGGCAGTTCGGGCCGCGCGGCAAGATCGGCAATGCGGACCGGATGGTTCTGGACCTCGACCCCGGTGAAGGGGCGGGGCTGGCCGAATGCGCCGAAGTGGCCCGGCTGGCAAGGGCCATCCTCTCTGACATGGGCCTCGATGCCCGGCCCGTGACCAGCGGTTCCAAGGGCATCCACCTGTATGCCGCACTGGACGGAAGCCAGAGCTCCGACGACATCAATGCGGTGGCCCATGAGCTGGCCCGCGCCCTGGAGGCGGACCATCCGGATCTGGTGGTCAGCGACATGAAGAAGACGCGGCGCGTGGGCAAGGTGTTGGTGGACTGGAGCCAGAACAACGGCAACAAGACCACTATCTGCCCCTACTCGCTGCGGGGACGGTTCACGCCCACGGTGGCCGCCCCGCGGACCTGGAAAGAACTCGAGGATCCGGATCTCGCCCAACTGGACTACCTGCAGGTGATGGACCGCGTCCGCAGCGGGTCCGATCCGCTCGCCGGCATGGAAAGCGGCGCCTTCGAGGCAGAAGCACTCGAGGAAGCGGAGACCGGCGACACCGAGGCCGGCTCCGGCGGGGACCGGCTGACCAAGTACCGGAGCATGCGGGACGCCGCAAAGACACCGGAACCCGTCCCGGAGGAACCGTCCACTTCCTCGGAGGGCAACAGCTTCGTTATCCAGGAGCACCACGCCCGCCGGCTGCACTGGGACTTCCGCTTGGAGCACGACGGCGTGCTGGTGTCCTGGGCGCTGCCTAAGGGCCCGCCGTCGACGTCCGGAAAGAACAATCTGGCCGTGCAGACCGAGGATCATCCGCTGGATTACGGCAAATTTGAAGGACATATTCCCAAAGGGGAATATGGCGGCGGGGACGTGACCATCTGGGATCACGGCACGTATGAGCGGGAAAAGTGGCGGGACGGCAAGGAAGTCATCGCCGTGCTCCACGGCCAGCCCGACGGCGGCCTGGCCCGGGAAGGGGCCGCCGACCGGCGCTACGCACTGATCCACACCGGCTCGGGCGGCGACAAGGCCAACAACAACTGGCTGATCCACCTCATGAAGAACCAGCCGAAGCCGGGCGAAAAGGGGACGCCCGAAGCTCCGGCCGACGGGTCCGCCGCCGCTCCTGCGGATGCGCCCGCGGACGCGCCGGAATCACCCACGGAGTCCGTGGCCGCTGCCGCCCGGACACGCCCCGCCACGGCCGCCGCTCCGGCAAAGACCTCGTCCGTCGACGTCGGGAAGGTGGCCCGCGACGCGGAAGACGCCTCGGTGCCCTCGGTCGAGCCGATGATGGCAACCCTCGGCAGCCGGGCTGAGATCAACGACGACGACGAGTGGGCCTTCGAAATGAAATGGGACGGCGTGCGCGCCGTCGTCACGGTAACGCCGGAAGGC
Encoded proteins:
- a CDS encoding ATP-dependent DNA ligase — protein: MATGGGKNQETVSVEGHRLRLTNLDKVLYPETETTKADVIAYYAAVAEYMLPHSRNRAATRKRWVHGVGTPEHPGQVFFQKNLEDSAPSWVKRFSIEHKTSTNTYPVVNDLATLTWLAQSAALEIHVPQWQFGPRGKIGNADRMVLDLDPGEGAGLAECAEVARLARAILSDMGLDARPVTSGSKGIHLYAALDGSQSSDDINAVAHELARALEADHPDLVVSDMKKTRRVGKVLVDWSQNNGNKTTICPYSLRGRFTPTVAAPRTWKELEDPDLAQLDYLQVMDRVRSGSDPLAGMESGAFEAEALEEAETGDTEAGSGGDRLTKYRSMRDAAKTPEPVPEEPSTSSEGNSFVIQEHHARRLHWDFRLEHDGVLVSWALPKGPPSTSGKNNLAVQTEDHPLDYGKFEGHIPKGEYGGGDVTIWDHGTYEREKWRDGKEVIAVLHGQPDGGLAREGAADRRYALIHTGSGGDKANNNWLIHLMKNQPKPGEKGTPEAPADGSAAAPADAPADAPESPTESVAAAARTRPATAAAPAKTSSVDVGKVARDAEDASVPSVEPMMATLGSRAEINDDDEWAFEMKWDGVRAVVTVTPEGTRLISRNGNDMTAAYPELQDLSAHLNGERAVLDAEIVALNKAGRPDFGLLQPRMHLTKPREIAAAAGRTPVHLMVFDLLWLDGNSLADLTYEQRREILEQAVEPVPGGHLQVPPALDMSMDEAVAASKELGLEGVMAKRRTSTYNPGRRSKNWVKLKNQLTQEVVVVGWRPGQGNRQNKVGSLLVAVPDGVDLKYIGRVGSGLSEKDLATIGPRLKKMSRKTAPLDDVPSADASDAQWVRPALVGEVTFSERTGTGKLRHPVWRGLRPDKKPSDVVVETV